The sequence AGGTAGCGCCGGCACTCGCCCGGCGCCACCCGAACCGCAGAACCAGCCCGAGAAGAACGGACGACCGTGCCTGGACCGCTCGACCCCGGCGTGAACGTGATCGGATCGACCGATCCCAGCCGCATCCGCAACTTCTGCATCATCGCCCACATCGACCACGGCAAGTCGACGCTGGCCGACCGGATGCTGCAGATCACCGGGGTGGTCGACCCGCGGCAGATGCGCGCTCAGTACCTGGACCGGATGGACATCGAGCGCGAGCGCGGCATCACCATCAAGTCCCAGGCCGTACGCATGCCCTGGACCGTGCGTGCCGGCGACCGGACCGGCGAGTCGGCCGTCCTCAACATGATCGACACCCCCGGCCACGTCGACTTCACCTACGAGGTCTCCCGCAGCCTGGCCGCCTGCGAGGGCGCGATCCTGCTGGTCGACGCCGCGCAGGGGATCGAGGCGCAGACCCTCGCCAACCTGTACCTGGCGATGGAGAACGACCTGCACATCATCCCGGTGCTCAACAAGATCGACCTGCCCGCGGCGCAGCCCGAGAAGTACGCCGAGGAGCTGGCCAAGCTGATCGGCGTGGAGCCCACCGACGTGCTGCGCGTCTCCGGCAAGACCGGTGTCGGCGTGGACCACCTGCTGGACGAGATCGTCCGGCAGTTCCCGGCCCCGGTCGGCGACCCGGCCGCCCCGGCCCGCGCGATGATCTTCGACTCGGTGTACGACGTGTACCGCGGCGTCGTCACCTACGTCCGCGTGGTCGACGGCCGGATCGAGGCCCGTGACCGGATCAAGATGATGTCCACCGGCGCCGTGCACGAGCTGCTGGAGCTGGGTGTCGCCTCACCGGAGATGGAGAAGGCCGGCGCGCTCGGCGTCGGCGAGGTGGGTTACCTGATCACCGGTGTGAAGGACGTCCGCCAGTCCCGGGTCGGTGACACCGTCACCGGCAACAACCGGCCGGCGAAGGAGGCCCTCGGCGGCTACAAGGACCCCAAGCCGATGGTCTACTCGGGTCTCTACCCGATCGACGGCTCGGACTACCCGGCGCTGCGCGACGCGCTGGACAAGCTGAAGCTCAACGACGCCGCGCTCACCTACGAGCCGGAGACGTCGGCGGCGCTCGGCTTCGGCTTCCGCGTCGGCTACCTCGGCCTGCTGCACCTGGAGATCATCGGCGAGCGGCTGGAGCGGGAGTTCGGCCTCGACCTGATCTCCACCGCGCCGAACGTGGTGTACCGGGTGATCACCGAGGACGCCAAGGAGACCGTGGTCACCAACCCGAGCGAGTTCCCGGCCGGCAAGATCGCCGAGATCCACGAGCCTGTGGTGCGCGCCACAGTTCTGGTGCCGAACGAGTACGTCGGCGCCGTCATGGAGCTGTGCCAGAGCCGCCGGGGCTCGCTGCTCGGCATGGAGTACCTGTCCGCCGAACGGGTGGAACTGCGGTACACCCTGCCGCTGGCCGAGATCATCTTCGACTTCTTCGACCAGCTGAAGAGCAAGACCAAGGGGTACGCCTCACTCGACTACGAGCCCTCCGGCGAGCAGGTCGCCGACCTGGTGAAGGTGGACATCCTGCTGCACGGCGAGCCGGTCGACGCGTTCAGCGCCATCGTGCACAAGGACAAGGCTTACACGTACGGCACGACGATCGCCGCCAAGCTGCAGAAACTCATCCCGCGGCAGCAGTTCGAGGTGCCCATCCAGGCGGCCATCGGCTCCCGCATCATCGCCCGCGAGACGATCCGCGCGATCCGCAAGGACGTGCTGGCCAAGTGCTACGGCGGTGACATCAGCCGCAAGCGCAAGCTGCTCGAGAAGCAGAAGGAAGGCAAGAAGCGAATGAAGATGGTGGGCCGCGTGGAGGTCCCGCAGGAGGCCTTCATCGCCGCGCTCTCCACCACCGAGGCACCGGAGGCGAAGGGCGCCAAAAAATAGGGCGGTTTGATTTCTCGAGGGGTCGGGAACTCTGGGGCTCGACGGACGCAACCGACAAGCACCACCCCCGAGGAGGAACCACATGACCGTCACCGGAATCATCACCGCGCTGATCGTCGGTCTGATCATCGGTGCCCTGGGTCGCCTGGTCGTACCCGGCAAGCAGAACATCCCGATCTGGCTGACCATGGTCATCGGTGTGGTCGCGGCGCTGCTGGGCACGGTGCTGGCCCGGGCGTTCGGTGTCGCCGACACCAACGGCTTCGACTGGATCGAGTTCTTCTTCCAGGTCGTGCTCGCCGCCATCGGTGTGGCCCTGACCGTCGGCGTTGTCGGCCGCCGGAGC is a genomic window of Actinoplanes teichomyceticus ATCC 31121 containing:
- a CDS encoding GlsB/YeaQ/YmgE family stress response membrane protein, with amino-acid sequence MTVTGIITALIVGLIIGALGRLVVPGKQNIPIWLTMVIGVVAALLGTVLARAFGVADTNGFDWIEFFFQVVLAAIGVALTVGVVGRRSLTR
- the lepA gene encoding translation elongation factor 4, translating into MPGPLDPGVNVIGSTDPSRIRNFCIIAHIDHGKSTLADRMLQITGVVDPRQMRAQYLDRMDIERERGITIKSQAVRMPWTVRAGDRTGESAVLNMIDTPGHVDFTYEVSRSLAACEGAILLVDAAQGIEAQTLANLYLAMENDLHIIPVLNKIDLPAAQPEKYAEELAKLIGVEPTDVLRVSGKTGVGVDHLLDEIVRQFPAPVGDPAAPARAMIFDSVYDVYRGVVTYVRVVDGRIEARDRIKMMSTGAVHELLELGVASPEMEKAGALGVGEVGYLITGVKDVRQSRVGDTVTGNNRPAKEALGGYKDPKPMVYSGLYPIDGSDYPALRDALDKLKLNDAALTYEPETSAALGFGFRVGYLGLLHLEIIGERLEREFGLDLISTAPNVVYRVITEDAKETVVTNPSEFPAGKIAEIHEPVVRATVLVPNEYVGAVMELCQSRRGSLLGMEYLSAERVELRYTLPLAEIIFDFFDQLKSKTKGYASLDYEPSGEQVADLVKVDILLHGEPVDAFSAIVHKDKAYTYGTTIAAKLQKLIPRQQFEVPIQAAIGSRIIARETIRAIRKDVLAKCYGGDISRKRKLLEKQKEGKKRMKMVGRVEVPQEAFIAALSTTEAPEAKGAKK